The following proteins are encoded in a genomic region of Romeriopsis navalis LEGE 11480:
- the nusB gene encoding transcription antitermination factor NusB, producing MQARRIARELALLSLSQLPSKAAKLDKKALQDVVLAAVRTLTTEARDTLETAAAELQRSDAKILDSETRAVDLDKAKTMLKEAIALTQNSINRLGGALDLPEFVQLANQTEVREYALEIVRRYYQEREEVQQQLDQALVDWQLSRLAAIDRHILQIATVEIAYLGVPDRVAINEAVELAKRYSEADGHRFINGVLRRVAQQMGVATTPPGAAVNTEV from the coding sequence ATGCAAGCCCGCCGAATTGCCCGTGAACTCGCCCTTCTGAGCCTCAGTCAACTACCTTCAAAGGCAGCAAAGCTAGATAAGAAAGCCTTGCAGGATGTGGTTTTGGCAGCAGTACGAACCTTGACCACTGAAGCGCGCGATACCTTGGAAACCGCTGCGGCAGAGCTGCAGCGCAGCGATGCCAAAATTTTAGACAGTGAGACACGGGCGGTTGATCTAGATAAGGCGAAGACGATGCTGAAGGAAGCGATCGCCCTGACTCAGAACTCGATCAATCGCTTGGGGGGTGCACTTGATCTACCGGAATTTGTCCAGTTGGCTAACCAAACGGAGGTCCGAGAGTATGCCCTCGAGATTGTCCGACGTTACTATCAAGAGCGTGAAGAAGTTCAGCAGCAGCTTGATCAGGCATTGGTAGATTGGCAACTGAGTCGGCTTGCCGCCATTGATCGTCATATTTTACAAATTGCGACGGTTGAGATTGCCTATTTGGGTGTCCCCGATCGTGTGGCAATTAACGAAGCGGTGGAATTAGCAAAGCGCTACAGCGAAGCGGATGGCCATCGGTTTATTAATGGTGTCTTGCGTCGGGTCGCTCAGCAGATGGGGGTTGCGACGACTCCGCCCGGAGCCGCAGTGAACACTGAGGTGTAG
- a CDS encoding DUF4278 domain-containing protein: MNASQEFFTQLATLHQHQATAAIFAITEKDRMLVVAFVEGQIKGMRFGVMTGPAVLSALETVAIKSVSVKEDKSIPAQTLPPTSEILKKLSSRIPADALKQALDTVKRSSDTAAPSQSKRVLMYRGQVVEPEQPPAGVPQKRVLMYRGQVVEPEQPPAGMPQKRVMTYRGQVVGEAPAPQPSEVAEPADKPVRMYRGQIIA; this comes from the coding sequence ATGAACGCTAGTCAAGAATTTTTCACTCAGTTAGCAACGCTCCATCAGCACCAAGCAACAGCGGCAATCTTTGCGATTACAGAGAAAGACCGGATGTTAGTTGTGGCCTTCGTGGAAGGTCAAATTAAAGGAATGCGATTTGGCGTGATGACCGGTCCGGCGGTGCTGTCCGCATTAGAGACAGTGGCGATCAAAAGTGTTTCGGTCAAAGAAGATAAGTCAATTCCGGCACAGACTTTGCCACCGACCTCAGAGATTCTCAAGAAGTTATCCAGTCGGATTCCAGCAGATGCCTTGAAGCAAGCTCTGGATACGGTTAAACGGTCATCAGATACCGCTGCGCCGAGCCAGTCAAAGCGGGTGTTGATGTATCGCGGTCAGGTTGTCGAGCCAGAGCAGCCGCCCGCAGGCGTGCCTCAAAAGCGGGTGCTGATGTATCGCGGTCAGGTTGTCGAGCCAGAGCAGCCGCCTGCGGGGATGCCTCAAAAGCGGGTTATGACCTATCGCGGTCAAGTCGTTGGCGAAGCGCCCGCCCCCCAACCGTCGGAAGTGGCTGAACCCGCAGATAAGCCGGTACGGATGTATCGTGGGCAAATAATTGCCTAG